A single Rubrivivax gelatinosus IL144 DNA region contains:
- a CDS encoding VOC family protein: MLVPPGFHTVTPYLVVDGAARLIDFLVQGLGGSEELRHVDGDIVAHAQVRLGDSMLMLCDATPAWPATPCALYLYVDDADAAMARAVAAGATVIMEVGDKPYGDRQGGVRDPGGNVWWLSQRLVDGPY; this comes from the coding sequence ATGCTCGTCCCACCGGGTTTCCACACCGTCACGCCCTACCTCGTCGTCGACGGCGCCGCGCGCCTGATCGACTTCCTCGTGCAGGGCCTGGGCGGCAGCGAGGAGCTGCGCCACGTCGATGGCGACATCGTCGCGCACGCCCAGGTGCGCCTGGGCGACTCGATGCTGATGCTCTGCGACGCCACTCCTGCCTGGCCGGCGACGCCGTGTGCGCTCTACCTCTACGTCGACGACGCCGACGCGGCGATGGCGCGGGCCGTCGCCGCCGGCGCGACGGTGATCATGGAGGTCGGCGACAAGCCTTACGGCGACCGCCAGGGCGGCGTGCGAGACCCCGGCGGCAACGTCTGGTGGCTGTCGCAGCGGTTGGTCGACGGGCCGTACTGA
- a CDS encoding class I SAM-dependent methyltransferase encodes MPSPTRFTRLNIGCGPEPAPGWLNADRQPAAGVDLVGDLCTGLPLADASVDYAVGMHLLQDIAWPELPAAVAELRRVLRPGGVLRLGLPDLDRAIDAYRHGDAGYFFVPDEHARDIGAKLVTQIIWYGSVRTPFTWGFARELLQGAGWREVTRCAFGRSASAWPGIASLDNRERESLYVEALA; translated from the coding sequence ATGCCGTCTCCCACGCGGTTCACCCGGCTCAACATCGGTTGCGGCCCCGAGCCCGCACCCGGCTGGCTCAATGCCGACCGCCAGCCCGCCGCCGGCGTCGATCTGGTCGGTGATCTCTGCACCGGGCTGCCGCTGGCCGACGCCTCGGTCGACTACGCCGTCGGCATGCACCTGCTGCAGGACATCGCCTGGCCCGAACTGCCGGCGGCGGTGGCCGAGTTGCGCCGCGTGCTGCGTCCCGGCGGCGTGTTGCGCCTGGGGCTGCCCGACCTGGATCGTGCGATCGACGCCTACCGCCACGGCGACGCCGGCTACTTCTTCGTGCCCGACGAACACGCCCGCGACATCGGCGCCAAGCTCGTCACGCAGATCATCTGGTACGGCTCGGTGCGCACGCCGTTCACCTGGGGTTTCGCCCGCGAACTGCTGCAGGGCGCCGGCTGGCGCGAGGTGACGCGCTGCGCCTTCGGCCGCAGCGCCAGTGCCTGGCCCGGGATCGCCAGCCTGGACAACCGCGAGCGCGAGAGCCTCTACGTCGAGGCGCTGGCGTGA
- a CDS encoding PIG-L deacetylase family protein, protein MRRLPPSGPGLVISPHLDDAVFGCGVWLATRPGSRVATVFAGVPSDPALATDWDRRCGFASAGEAVTMRLDEDRRALARVGAEPTWLDFADAQYGRTPAREDIADALRRLLETERPHWLLLPLGLFHSDHRLVHEAAVEAFGTRSDGVDLVFWEDALYRAMPGVLQARLAELLAAGQVGTPLFDVPPTPAAWGAKRKAVAAYSSQLRAFGPGGAEDVERPERFWRFGPAGAAA, encoded by the coding sequence GTGAGGCGCCTGCCGCCGTCGGGGCCGGGCCTCGTGATCTCGCCGCATCTGGACGATGCCGTCTTCGGCTGCGGCGTCTGGCTCGCCACGCGGCCGGGCAGCCGCGTCGCGACGGTCTTCGCCGGCGTGCCTTCCGACCCGGCGCTGGCCACCGACTGGGACCGCCGCTGCGGCTTCGCCAGCGCCGGCGAGGCGGTGACGATGCGGCTGGACGAGGACCGGCGCGCGCTGGCGCGCGTCGGCGCCGAACCGACCTGGCTGGACTTCGCCGACGCCCAGTACGGCCGCACGCCGGCGCGCGAGGACATCGCCGACGCGCTGCGCCGGCTGCTGGAGACCGAGCGCCCGCACTGGCTGCTGCTGCCGCTGGGACTGTTCCATTCCGACCATCGCCTGGTGCACGAGGCCGCGGTCGAGGCCTTCGGCACACGCAGCGACGGCGTCGACCTGGTGTTCTGGGAAGACGCGCTGTACCGCGCGATGCCGGGCGTGCTGCAGGCGCGGCTGGCCGAGTTGCTGGCCGCCGGGCAGGTGGGCACGCCGCTGTTCGACGTGCCGCCGACGCCGGCGGCCTGGGGCGCCAAGCGCAAGGCGGTGGCGGCCTACTCCAGCCAGCTGCGCGCCTTCGGCCCCGGCGGTGCCGAGGACGTCGAACGCCCCGAACGTTTCTGGCGCTTCGGGCCGGCGGGGGCTGCGGCATGA
- a CDS encoding glycosyltransferase family 2 protein, giving the protein MNGEPRVGVVVLTHERPAELAHCLAQLVALPERPVIVVVDNGTRGGVAEVVARHPGVTLVRSDRNRGAAGRNLGVGALDTPYVAFCDDDTWWAPGALARALALLDAFPRIGALSARVLVGPEQQPDPTCAVMADSPLAREGLPGPRLVSFMAGAAVMRTQAFREAGGYEPRLFLGAEEPLLALEMAARGWVIVYADEVVTHHHPSAARDLLSRRRLLARNRLWLAWLRLPWPLALRDTLAVLREARAAGVAAVALRAALAGLPWVLAQRRRVPAAVAEDWRRVHHGAGAASVSRRGSGLRPASPAAPPDARRHVR; this is encoded by the coding sequence ATGAACGGCGAGCCGCGCGTGGGCGTGGTCGTGCTGACGCACGAACGTCCGGCCGAGCTGGCGCACTGCCTGGCGCAGCTCGTGGCCCTGCCCGAACGGCCGGTGATCGTCGTCGTCGACAACGGCACACGCGGCGGCGTCGCCGAGGTCGTGGCCCGCCATCCCGGTGTGACGCTGGTGCGCAGCGACCGCAACCGGGGTGCGGCCGGCCGCAACCTCGGCGTCGGCGCGCTGGACACGCCTTACGTCGCCTTCTGCGACGACGACACCTGGTGGGCGCCGGGGGCGCTGGCGCGGGCGCTCGCGCTGCTCGACGCCTTCCCGCGCATCGGTGCGCTGTCGGCGCGGGTGCTCGTCGGGCCCGAGCAGCAGCCCGACCCGACCTGCGCCGTGATGGCCGACAGCCCGCTGGCGCGCGAAGGCCTGCCGGGGCCGCGGCTGGTGTCCTTCATGGCCGGCGCGGCGGTGATGCGCACCCAGGCCTTCCGTGAAGCCGGCGGCTACGAGCCGCGCTTGTTCCTCGGTGCGGAGGAGCCGCTGCTGGCGCTGGAGATGGCGGCGCGCGGCTGGGTCATCGTCTACGCCGACGAGGTGGTGACGCACCACCATCCGTCGGCCGCGCGCGACCTGCTGTCGCGGCGCCGGCTGCTGGCGCGCAACCGGCTGTGGCTGGCCTGGCTGCGGCTGCCGTGGCCGCTGGCGCTGCGCGACACGCTCGCCGTGCTGCGCGAAGCGCGTGCCGCGGGTGTTGCCGCGGTCGCGCTGCGCGCCGCGCTGGCCGGGCTGCCGTGGGTGCTGGCCCAGCGCCGCCGGGTGCCGGCGGCGGTGGCCGAGGACTGGCGCCGCGTGCACCACGGCGCCGGGGCGGCGAGCGTCAGCCGCCGCGGATCAGGCCTTCGGCCCGCATCGCCTGCTGCACCGCCGGACGCGCGCCGACACGTTCGATGA
- the gstA gene encoding glutathione transferase GstA, whose protein sequence is MKLYYSPGACSLSPHIVLLESGLAFHAVMASTKTHRLADGTDYYTINPKGYVPLLELDSGERLSEGPAIVQWIADQVPEKKLAPAAGTMARYRLVEWLNFISTELHKGFSPLFTPGMPEEAKALFRSKLGDRFAYVDAALAEQPFLLGEDFSVADAYLFVVAGWSKHVGVDLSRFAHLARFIERVGARPAVQQAMRAEGLIRGG, encoded by the coding sequence ATGAAGCTCTACTACAGCCCCGGCGCGTGTTCGCTGTCGCCGCACATCGTGCTGCTCGAGTCCGGCCTGGCCTTCCACGCGGTGATGGCCAGCACCAAGACGCACCGTCTGGCCGACGGCACCGACTACTACACGATCAACCCCAAGGGCTACGTGCCGCTGCTCGAGCTCGACAGCGGCGAGCGCCTCAGCGAAGGCCCGGCGATCGTGCAATGGATCGCCGACCAGGTGCCCGAGAAGAAGCTCGCGCCGGCCGCCGGCACGATGGCGCGCTACCGCCTCGTCGAGTGGCTGAACTTCATCTCGACCGAGCTGCACAAGGGCTTTTCGCCGCTGTTCACGCCGGGCATGCCCGAAGAAGCCAAGGCGCTGTTCCGCAGCAAGCTGGGCGACCGCTTCGCCTATGTCGACGCGGCCCTGGCCGAGCAGCCCTTCCTGCTCGGCGAGGACTTCAGCGTCGCCGACGCCTATCTCTTCGTCGTCGCCGGCTGGTCCAAGCACGTCGGCGTGGACCTGTCGCGCTTCGCCCACCTGGCGCGTTTCATCGAACGTGTCGGCGCGCGTCCGGCGGTGCAGCAGGCGATGCGGGCCGAAGGCCTGATCCGCGGCGGCTGA
- a CDS encoding Acg family FMN-binding oxidoreductase: MAYGALLAGGATLAGCDESAVQQATARLQRRLVLPGSVDGRERLRALVQAATLAPSSHNTQCWRFVLGREQIRIEPDTTRRCPAVDPDDHHLLVSLGCATENLVQAALAHGLMAEPQVGADGRISVALAPTRPRLSSRYTAIVQRQTTRGVFDGRPLPAATWRQLEDAAEAEGVAARLITDTAGLERLLAAVVAGLRTQLSNRAFVDELVRWLRFDAEEAARSGDGLFIGCNGQPSMPPWLARRLVRRFLHADSEARRSAEQLRSSAGVVILASDAAGGPARWVEVGRAFQRLALEATAAGLQLSLLNPPVEVAALRAPLAAAFGLGTLRPDLVVRIGRGARLPDSLRRPLDAVIA, translated from the coding sequence ATGGCGTACGGCGCCCTGCTGGCCGGCGGCGCCACGCTCGCCGGCTGCGACGAGAGCGCCGTGCAGCAGGCGACGGCGCGGCTGCAGCGCCGCCTGGTGCTGCCCGGCAGCGTCGACGGCCGCGAGCGGCTGCGCGCGCTGGTGCAGGCGGCGACGCTGGCGCCGTCCAGCCACAACACGCAGTGCTGGCGCTTCGTGCTCGGCCGCGAGCAGATCCGCATCGAGCCCGACACCACGCGGCGCTGCCCCGCCGTCGACCCCGACGACCACCACCTCCTCGTCTCGCTGGGCTGCGCCACCGAGAACCTGGTGCAGGCGGCGCTGGCCCACGGGCTGATGGCCGAGCCCCAGGTCGGCGCAGACGGCCGCATCAGCGTCGCGCTGGCGCCGACGCGGCCGCGGCTGTCGTCGCGCTACACGGCGATCGTGCAGCGCCAGACGACACGCGGCGTCTTCGACGGCCGGCCGCTGCCGGCGGCCACCTGGCGCCAGCTCGAAGACGCCGCCGAAGCCGAGGGCGTGGCGGCGCGGCTGATCACCGACACCGCCGGGCTGGAGCGGCTGCTGGCGGCCGTGGTCGCCGGGCTGCGCACGCAGCTTTCCAACCGCGCTTTCGTCGACGAGCTGGTGCGCTGGCTGCGTTTCGACGCCGAAGAAGCGGCGCGCAGCGGCGACGGCCTGTTCATCGGCTGCAACGGCCAGCCCAGCATGCCGCCGTGGCTGGCGCGGCGCCTGGTGCGGCGCTTCCTGCACGCCGACAGCGAAGCCCGGCGCAGCGCCGAGCAGCTGCGCAGCAGCGCCGGTGTCGTCATCCTCGCCTCCGATGCCGCCGGCGGGCCGGCGCGCTGGGTCGAGGTCGGCCGCGCCTTCCAGCGCCTGGCGCTGGAAGCCACCGCCGCCGGGCTGCAGCTGTCGCTGCTGAACCCGCCGGTCGAGGTGGCGGCGCTGCGCGCGCCGCTGGCCGCGGCCTTCGGCCTGGGCACGCTGCGGCCGGATCTCGTCGTGCGCATCGGCCGCGGCGCACGCCTGCCCGACTCGCTGCGGCGGCCGCTGGACGCGGTCATCGCCTGA
- a CDS encoding DUF6781 family protein, with product MAKPMFDAEALIAMFETATAQQGAQLRQAVTQTALGALQGRELTLKNLRATIKAVGDAASLGVARNAVAGVDPTALLDSAVAGLDAAVLKAVEANRVALQRLVQQGADLREKHLQKALDDLDKMEDTLFAALKKSAAGSGSSVAAAWGPVLERLQAGGTLSGVQASLTAEQVAEQMQAAMRTTRHASVRAAQALADSYTAMVSGVLMGLAEALQSAPAAAAAAEAPARKTAARKRTA from the coding sequence ATGGCCAAGCCGATGTTCGATGCCGAGGCGCTGATCGCGATGTTCGAGACCGCCACCGCCCAGCAGGGCGCGCAGCTGCGTCAGGCGGTGACGCAGACCGCGCTCGGGGCGCTGCAGGGCCGCGAGCTGACGCTGAAGAACCTGCGCGCGACGATCAAGGCCGTCGGCGACGCCGCCAGCCTGGGCGTGGCGCGCAATGCGGTTGCCGGCGTCGACCCGACGGCGCTGCTCGACAGCGCCGTCGCCGGGCTGGACGCCGCGGTGCTGAAGGCCGTCGAGGCCAACCGCGTCGCGCTGCAGCGCCTGGTGCAGCAGGGCGCCGACCTGCGCGAGAAGCATCTGCAGAAGGCGCTGGACGACCTCGACAAGATGGAGGACACGCTGTTCGCGGCGCTGAAGAAGAGCGCCGCCGGCAGCGGCAGCAGTGTCGCGGCGGCCTGGGGCCCGGTGCTCGAACGGCTGCAGGCCGGCGGCACGCTGTCGGGCGTGCAGGCCTCGCTGACCGCCGAGCAGGTGGCCGAGCAGATGCAGGCGGCGATGCGCACGACGCGCCACGCCTCGGTGCGCGCCGCGCAGGCGCTGGCCGACAGCTACACGGCGATGGTCAGCGGCGTGCTGATGGGCCTGGCCGAGGCGCTGCAGTCGGCGCCTGCGGCGGCCGCAGCCGCCGAAGCCCCGGCGCGCAAGACCGCGGCGCGCAAGCGCACGGCCTGA
- the sbcB gene encoding exodeoxyribonuclease I, translating to MAETTFFWHDYETFGRVPRRDRPAQFAGIRTDAELNEIGAPAMWFCQPPTDALPDPESCLLTGILPQQALAEGVAEREFASRIEAALAAPGTIGVGYNSIRFDDEVTRFLFWRNLIDPYAREWQNGCGRWDLLDVVRCCWALRPEGIEWPKHEDGRPSFKLEHLTAANGLAHEAAHDALSDVRATIALARLIRQRQPRLWDFCLKLRHKDAVRAEIGVGRPFLHLSGMYGVENGCMAIVWPLAPHPTNRNELIVWDLAQDPAELASLDAETVRRRLYTKTEELAAAGETRLPIKTIHLNKSPVVIGNLKTLGPARERWGLDLERALVHAERAAALGRTLEPLWSLVFAKPAAGAPVDVDEDLYGGFLGDEDRRQLQRLRGLDGAALASRRPAFDDPRLDELLFRYRARNFADTLDAEERERWAAHRHARLIDGAGGALTLQAYAERIDELAEAAAERDDERAQSLLEALVDWAEQLAPQD from the coding sequence ATGGCTGAGACCACCTTCTTCTGGCACGACTACGAGACCTTCGGCCGCGTGCCGCGGCGCGACCGGCCGGCGCAGTTCGCCGGCATCCGCACCGACGCCGAACTCAACGAGATCGGCGCCCCGGCGATGTGGTTCTGCCAGCCGCCGACCGACGCGCTGCCCGACCCCGAGAGCTGCCTGCTGACCGGCATCCTGCCGCAGCAGGCGCTGGCCGAAGGCGTCGCCGAGCGCGAGTTCGCCTCTCGCATCGAGGCCGCGCTGGCCGCGCCCGGCACGATCGGCGTCGGCTACAACAGCATCCGCTTCGACGACGAGGTCACGCGCTTTCTCTTCTGGCGCAACCTGATCGACCCCTACGCGCGCGAATGGCAGAACGGCTGCGGCCGCTGGGACCTGCTGGACGTCGTGCGCTGCTGCTGGGCGTTGCGCCCCGAGGGCATCGAGTGGCCCAAGCACGAGGACGGCCGGCCTTCGTTCAAGCTCGAGCACCTGACGGCGGCCAACGGCCTGGCGCATGAGGCCGCGCACGATGCGCTGTCCGACGTGCGCGCGACGATCGCGCTGGCGCGGCTGATCCGCCAGCGCCAGCCGCGGCTCTGGGACTTCTGCCTGAAGTTGCGCCACAAGGACGCGGTGCGCGCCGAGATCGGCGTCGGCCGGCCGTTCCTGCACCTGTCGGGCATGTACGGCGTCGAGAACGGCTGCATGGCCATCGTCTGGCCGCTGGCGCCGCACCCGACGAACCGCAACGAGCTGATCGTCTGGGACCTGGCGCAGGACCCGGCCGAACTCGCGTCGCTCGACGCCGAGACCGTGCGCCGGCGCCTGTACACCAAGACCGAGGAACTGGCCGCCGCCGGCGAGACCCGGCTGCCGATCAAGACCATCCACCTGAACAAGTCGCCGGTCGTCATCGGCAACCTGAAGACGCTGGGCCCGGCGCGCGAGCGCTGGGGCCTGGACCTCGAGCGCGCGCTGGTGCACGCCGAACGCGCCGCCGCGCTGGGCCGCACGCTGGAGCCGCTGTGGAGCCTGGTCTTCGCCAAGCCGGCGGCCGGCGCCCCGGTCGATGTCGACGAAGACCTGTACGGCGGTTTCCTCGGCGACGAGGACCGGCGCCAGCTGCAGCGCCTGCGCGGCCTGGACGGCGCGGCGCTGGCCTCGCGCCGCCCGGCTTTCGACGACCCGCGGCTGGACGAGCTGCTGTTCCGCTACCGCGCGCGCAACTTCGCCGACACGCTGGACGCCGAAGAGCGCGAGCGCTGGGCGGCGCACCGCCACGCACGCCTGATCGACGGCGCCGGCGGCGCGCTGACGCTGCAGGCGTATGCCGAGCGCATCGACGAACTCGCCGAAGCGGCGGCCGAGCGCGACGACGAACGCGCGCAATCGCTGCTCGAAGCGCTTGTCGACTGGGCCGAGCAGCTCGCGCCGCAGGACTAA
- a CDS encoding carboxylesterase/lipase family protein — MSSLSKARVETRASRAQHCAPTDSRRDLRRTRRKIAARVCATTAIALSLLSACGGDSDDDQASAYVAARDMVSVTGGTVVAAADSTADMRVFRGIPFAAPPVGSLRWKAPQPVTAWSGVRRSDNFSAACVMADRPAGRVGSILYQQTESQSEDCLYLNVWTAAATAGEKRPVMLLLHGGAYLIGAGSQPNYNGKGLAAKGAVVVTMNYRLGPLGFLAHPELSAESADGTSGNYALYDAIAVLKWIKSNIAALGGDPDNVTIYSESAGAGLASVLYASPLASGLFHKLVLESLAALPAGSDTPTLAQAEAAGSTFAANLGAADLAALRAKSATEIMAGSGAISQPIVDGAVLPDQLDLLIKAGRVNAVPLLAGWNADEGTPYPAFATTLAGYTSKVAATYGSFAEDFKAAYPASSDDDVQAMAYEPMRDGTFAWNVWTLARAHAALAQAPTYLYFFTRRPSYFSDQSFTGLSPAYKFGAHHTLEQVYFYDNLDVSAPARDYTDVDRKIASTASSYLINFARSGDPNGKGLPTWPRFTGPTSQTMEIGDRIAPTTVPFQSQLAFWDRYYSATLGRDLPF; from the coding sequence ATGTCCAGCCTTTCGAAGGCACGGGTCGAGACCCGCGCCTCGCGCGCGCAGCATTGCGCGCCGACCGACTCTCGTCGCGATCTGCGTCGCACGCGCCGAAAGATCGCCGCCAGAGTCTGCGCCACCACCGCGATCGCGCTGTCGCTGCTCAGCGCGTGCGGCGGCGACAGCGACGACGACCAAGCGTCGGCTTACGTGGCCGCCCGCGACATGGTGAGCGTCACCGGCGGCACCGTCGTCGCGGCCGCCGACTCGACTGCGGACATGCGCGTGTTCCGCGGCATCCCGTTCGCCGCACCGCCGGTCGGCAGCCTGCGCTGGAAAGCACCTCAGCCGGTCACGGCCTGGAGCGGCGTGCGCCGCAGCGACAACTTCTCCGCCGCTTGCGTGATGGCCGACCGTCCGGCCGGGCGCGTGGGCTCCATCCTGTACCAGCAGACGGAGTCGCAAAGCGAGGACTGCCTGTATCTCAACGTCTGGACCGCCGCTGCGACCGCGGGAGAGAAGCGTCCGGTCATGCTGCTGCTGCACGGCGGTGCCTACCTGATCGGCGCGGGCTCCCAGCCGAACTACAACGGCAAGGGCCTGGCGGCGAAGGGCGCGGTCGTGGTGACGATGAACTACCGCCTAGGACCGCTCGGATTCCTCGCGCACCCGGAACTCAGCGCCGAGTCCGCAGATGGCACTTCGGGCAACTACGCGCTGTACGACGCCATCGCCGTTCTGAAGTGGATCAAGTCGAACATCGCGGCACTGGGCGGAGACCCGGACAACGTTACGATATACAGCGAGTCGGCAGGTGCCGGCCTGGCCAGCGTGCTCTACGCTTCGCCGCTGGCAAGCGGCCTGTTCCACAAGCTGGTGCTCGAAAGTCTGGCCGCATTGCCGGCGGGCAGCGACACCCCGACGCTGGCGCAGGCCGAGGCCGCCGGCAGCACTTTCGCCGCCAATCTCGGTGCTGCCGACTTGGCCGCCTTGCGCGCGAAGAGTGCAACCGAGATCATGGCCGGCAGCGGCGCCATCTCCCAGCCCATCGTCGACGGGGCCGTGCTGCCTGACCAACTGGACTTGCTGATCAAGGCCGGCCGAGTCAACGCGGTGCCTCTGCTGGCCGGCTGGAACGCCGACGAAGGCACACCGTATCCGGCGTTCGCGACCACGCTGGCCGGCTACACCAGCAAGGTGGCGGCGACTTACGGCAGCTTCGCCGAAGACTTCAAGGCTGCTTATCCGGCGAGCAGCGACGACGACGTTCAGGCCATGGCCTACGAGCCGATGCGCGACGGCACGTTCGCCTGGAACGTCTGGACGCTGGCACGCGCGCACGCGGCACTGGCGCAAGCACCGACGTATCTGTACTTCTTCACACGGCGCCCCTCGTACTTCTCCGATCAAAGCTTCACTGGGTTGTCGCCGGCCTACAAGTTCGGCGCGCACCACACGCTGGAGCAGGTCTACTTCTACGACAACCTGGATGTCAGCGCGCCGGCACGTGACTACACCGACGTCGACCGGAAGATCGCCAGCACCGCGTCGAGCTACCTGATCAACTTCGCACGCAGCGGGGATCCCAATGGCAAGGGGCTGCCGACATGGCCGCGCTTTACCGGGCCCACGAGCCAGACCATGGAGATCGGCGACCGCATTGCACCGACGACGGTGCCGTTCCAGAGCCAGTTGGCGTTCTGGGACCGCTACTACAGCGCGACGCTGGGGCGCGACCTGCCATTCTGA
- a CDS encoding LysR family transcriptional regulator, translated as MSLKLEQLHHLVAVVEHGSLRAASRRLGVPQPALTRSIRALERQLGAELFTRASQGMTLTELGRRFHHRASAIVHEMRRAHDELAQGGGDEHGQVVVALSILPHLLMLPRALPVFRRRYPNVRLHLIEGLFPDVEERLRTGQVDFYLGAAPRRLPAPGLRVRPLFAHPRSVVCHPGHPLREARSLELLVEAAWATTAIDYDAERDLGEIFAQYGLRPPRVMLQARTATSLVAALTGDLLALVPMQWHQSPQFRGLLQAVPVSEPLPPVEIALLTRDGLPMTPAAEYLCDVLLRELPAPASPPQVSGLIA; from the coding sequence ATGAGCTTGAAGCTTGAGCAACTGCATCACCTCGTGGCCGTCGTGGAACACGGCAGCCTGCGGGCCGCTTCACGCCGGCTGGGCGTTCCCCAACCGGCGCTGACGCGGAGCATTCGGGCGCTCGAACGTCAGCTCGGGGCCGAACTCTTTACTCGCGCGTCGCAGGGCATGACGCTCACCGAACTGGGGCGGCGATTTCACCATCGCGCCAGCGCCATCGTTCATGAGATGCGGCGCGCGCACGACGAACTCGCCCAGGGGGGCGGTGACGAACATGGTCAAGTCGTCGTCGCGTTGTCGATCCTGCCGCACCTCTTGATGCTGCCCCGGGCGTTGCCCGTCTTTCGGCGGCGTTATCCCAACGTCCGGCTGCATCTGATCGAAGGGCTATTTCCCGACGTCGAGGAGCGCCTGCGAACTGGCCAGGTCGATTTCTATCTGGGCGCCGCGCCGCGCCGGCTGCCCGCGCCGGGGCTTCGGGTCCGTCCGCTGTTCGCCCACCCGCGCTCGGTCGTCTGCCACCCGGGGCATCCCTTGCGCGAGGCGAGGTCGCTGGAGTTGTTGGTCGAGGCCGCATGGGCCACGACCGCGATCGACTATGACGCCGAGCGAGACCTGGGCGAAATCTTCGCTCAGTACGGGCTACGTCCCCCGCGCGTGATGCTTCAGGCGCGCACTGCCACCTCGCTAGTCGCGGCGCTGACCGGGGACCTTCTGGCGCTGGTGCCTATGCAATGGCATCAAAGCCCGCAGTTCCGCGGCCTGCTTCAGGCCGTTCCCGTCAGCGAGCCTCTTCCACCCGTGGAGATCGCGCTTCTGACTCGCGATGGCTTGCCGATGACCCCGGCGGCCGAGTACTTGTGCGACGTACTGCTGCGCGAGCTGCCCGCTCCGGCCTCGCCGCCTCAGGTGTCTGGGCTCATCGCATGA
- a CDS encoding sulfotransferase-like domain-containing protein → MNAPRRIAAWSGPRNISTAMMRAWENRPDCAVSDEPLYAHYLQATQLDHPGRDEVIAAGDTDWRRVAAALADGPAPGGAAVWYQKHMTHHLLPGMELGWVHRLENVFLIRDPALVVASYLKSRATVAPEDIGLLQQARLFDEIADRLGAAPPVIDAERFLLAPEAHLRALCARLALPFTERMLAWPAGPRASDGVWAPHWYDAVWKSTGFEPPRERRVELSGDAARAADACRPAYEALARHAMSPDT, encoded by the coding sequence ATGAACGCCCCACGCCGCATCGCCGCCTGGAGCGGCCCGCGCAACATCTCGACGGCGATGATGCGCGCCTGGGAGAACCGCCCCGACTGCGCCGTCAGCGACGAGCCGCTGTACGCGCACTACCTGCAGGCGACGCAGCTCGACCATCCGGGCCGCGACGAGGTCATCGCCGCCGGCGACACCGACTGGCGGCGCGTCGCCGCCGCGCTGGCCGACGGCCCGGCGCCGGGTGGCGCCGCCGTCTGGTACCAGAAGCACATGACCCACCACCTGCTGCCCGGCATGGAGCTGGGCTGGGTGCACCGGCTGGAGAACGTGTTCCTGATCCGCGACCCGGCGCTGGTCGTCGCCAGCTACCTGAAGTCGCGTGCGACGGTCGCGCCCGAGGACATCGGCCTGCTGCAGCAGGCCCGGCTGTTCGACGAGATCGCCGACCGGCTCGGCGCTGCGCCGCCGGTGATCGACGCCGAACGTTTCCTGCTCGCGCCTGAAGCGCACTTGCGTGCGCTGTGCGCGCGCCTCGCCCTGCCCTTCACCGAACGCATGCTGGCCTGGCCGGCCGGCCCGCGCGCCAGCGACGGCGTCTGGGCGCCGCACTGGTACGACGCGGTCTGGAAGTCCACCGGCTTCGAGCCGCCGCGCGAGCGCCGCGTCGAGCTGTCCGGCGACGCGGCGCGTGCCGCCGACGCCTGCCGCCCAGCCTACGAGGCGCTGGCGCGTCATGCGATGAGCCCAGACACCTGA